GATGTGGTTCGGGTCAAATCCTATGATCTGATTGAGCCGCATACAGCCAAGTATGTCTTTGCTTTGGGGCTTACCCAATCCAACTTTCCAAAGCTCGGCAAGAATACGAGTTTGGTGACAGATGCAGAACGTGTGCGGATTAACGAAGCAGCGGGTCCCTTTGCGCGATTTGATGTGGTCAGTCAGGAGCATACCAAGAAGAATCATTTTGCCATGATTTCTCTGCTCAATGCTGCAAGTAAGCAGTTGGTGTTATCTGCTTCACAAGTAACAAATGAGACTGATGATGATTTATCACCTTACCTGAAACTCCTACAGCAGTTTGGAATCAAAAAAGAAGAAAAAGGAAAAGAAACAGGTTTTCAACGGTCTGACTTGGCTCATTACAAGAGCTTGCTAGCTCGAGTGATTGAGGCCAATCGCCTGCCCTTTGAGGTCGAATGGACAAAGACAGAAGAAACCTTCTGGTTGGTAGCGATTCGCTATCTACGTAAGAAATTAGAACAAGAGAGAATTGTCATTCCAGCCATTACAGGTGATGTAGAGTCAAGTCCTTTGGCGACTGAGACACTCGCTGTTCTTTATCCTACAGACCAACCACTTGTCTTATCGGCTTCTAGCTTGACGGATTTTTATCAGAATGAGTACCTCTATTTTATCAAGCATGTTTTGCACTTGAGAGAACGTGACAGTATTCATCCAGATGCACGAAGTCACGGGAATTTTCTTCACCGTATTTTTGAAAAAGTCACGGCAAATCAGAGCGATCAATCCTTTGATGAAAAATTACAAGAGGCCATGGCAGAAACGCGTAAAGAGCCAGCTTTTGAAGCACTCTATCAATTTAATACAGAAAGTCGTTTCTCTGAGACGGTTTTGCTTGATATTGCGCGTGCAACCTCTCTTGTTTTACAAGCAGATCCGATTACGCAAGTTGTGGCCAATGAAGCTGTTTTCGGTCGAGAGCAAGAGCCATTTTTAACCTTGCCGAATGGACGACCGCTGCAAGTTGTGGGGAAAATGGATCGTCTGGATCAATTGACGTCAGATCAGGCCTTTGGGGTAGTGGATTACAAATCAAGTGAAAATCAGTTTAAGATTGACCGTTTTTACAATGGCTTGAGTCCACAGCTGATGACCTACATCGCAGCGGTTCAGCAATTACCAGCATTTAGCCAGTCAGAGAAGATTTTTGGGGCCATGTATCTGCATATGCTAGACCCAATTGTGGCCTTGACGGACATGAAATCAGATGACCAAGTGCTTGAAAAAACCTACAAATCCTTGATTTACAAGGGACTCTTTATCGAAGAAGAAAGCAATCGTCTCAATCAATTCTATGCAAAATCTAAGTCCTCACTCTTCACACAAGAAGAGTTAGGAACCATGCTGAGCCATAATCAGGTCTTATATAGAGGAGCAGCAGAGCGGATTTTAGCAGGACAGTTTGCAGTGAACCCCTATACTGAAGATGGACGCTCTATCGCAGGCAACCAATTAAATGCCATTACTAGTTTTGAAGCAGATCGCCATTTCCCATTAGCCCGCAAATTGATAAGAGGTGGCAAGAAAGAAGAATGGTTGGAGAGAATGAAGAAAGGAGTAGCAGATGAGCTTTGAACGATTTTTAAGCCCCTTAGAGATTGAGGAAGTCCAAAGGGAAGAGGTGCAATCGGATAAGCCACAAAAACGGACACCTGAGCAAATTGAAGCCATTTATACCAACGGTCAAAATGTCTTAGTATCTGCCTCAGCTGGCTCAGGAAAGACCTTCGTCATGGTGGAGCGGATTTTGGATAAGCTGAAGCGGGGAATTCGGATTGACCAACTCTTTATCTCTACCTTTACAGTTAAGGCAGCAGGCGAGTTAAAAGAACGGATTGAACGGAAGTTGACACAGGCTATCCTAGATAGTCAGGATGAAGAACAAAAACGCCACCTGTCTGAACAGTTGACAAATCTTCCGCATGCCGCGATTGGGACCATGGATGCCTTTACCCAGCAGCTGGTGACAACCTATGGCTATCTCTTAGGACTTGCTCCGACGTTTCGTATCTTACAGGATCAAAATGAGCAAGATTTACTCAAGCAAGAAGTATTTGCAGACCTGTTTGCAGACTATATGACAGGAAAAGACCAGGCGGTCTTTCAGCAGTTGGTGCGGAATTTTTCAGGTCATCGCAAGGATAGCAAGGCCTTTCGAGATGTAGTTGAGCAGATTCACACCTTTAGTCAGTCAACCAGCAATCCCCGTGTTTGGTTAGAAGAAACCTTCTTAAAAGGTCATGAGGAATTGACGAGCCTTGAAAGCATGCCTTTTTCGATTTTTGAGGGCTTGTTAGACAGCATGGAGCGGGTAGCCAATGAGTTACAGGATGTGACGGATTTACCAGATTACAAAAAAGCGACCAAGACAGGAAAACCAACAGCGACTTACAGCAAACATTCCGCCATCATCACGCAACTAAGAGAGTTGGTGGAAAAGCACGATAGCAGTCGGAAAATGGAGCAACTACCAAAGTTAGTTGCGCAATTGGTAACCATCTTGCCTGCTGGTGACGACGTAACGGTGGCTGGTGAAAAATATCTAGTCTTTAAGGACTTGCAGGAACGCTTGACCAATCTAAAACATGTGAAGACGGTTCTTGACTACCAACCTCACATACTGCCATTATTGACGCTACTGAGAGAATTTGTCCTTGATTTTTCTGACCAATACCTTCAGCGAAAGATACAGGAAAATAGCTATGAATTTACGGATATTAGCCATTTTGCCATTCAAATTTTGGCAGATTATCCAGAGATTCGGCAACTCTATCAGTCAACCTATCACGAGGTTATGGTCGATGAGTATCAGGACAATAACCATATTCAAGAGCGGATGTTGGACTTGCTATCAAATGGTCATAACCGCTTTATGGTGGGCGATATCAAGCAGTCTATCTACCGCTTTCGTCAGGCAGACCCACAGATTTTCCAAACGAAGTTTGAACTGTATCAGACGGATCCAAGAGCTGGCAAATTGATTCTCCTTAAAGAAAATTTCCGTAGTCAGTCTGAGGTGTTAGATGCAACGAATGCGATTTTTACACGCTTAATGGACAGGGAAGTGGGGCAAATTACCTATGATGAAACCCATACCTTGGTTGCAGGAAGTGACAATCAAAAAATCCCTCATCCAGCAAATCAAATGGCATACCTCATTTACAACACAGATGTCGCTGAGGAATTGGAACAAGAGGGTATTAGTGCTGGTGAAGTGGAGCTAGTGGTTAAGGAAATTATTCGCCTGCATAATGAGGAACAGGTCGCTTTTTCTGATATTGCCTTACTAGTGTCTTCTCGGACACGAAATGATGCTATTTTACGTAGTTTTGAGCAACATGGGATTCCCTTGGTATCTGACGGAGGTGAGGCGCACTATCTCAAATCCTTGGAAGTGATGGTCATGTTGGATACCTTGCGGACAATTAACAATCCCCTCAATGACTATCCCTTACTTGCTCTTTTGAAATCTCCTATGTTTCGTTTAACAGAAGATGAGTTGACACGGATTGCCTTACAGGCGGAATCAGCGTATTTCTATCAGAAATTTCAACTAGCCTTGACAGATGGTGGAGCGCATCCTGAATTGATTTCCCTTCCTTTCAAGCAGAAGTTGGAACACATTCAAGCCTATCTATCTAACTGGAGAAGCTATGCGAAAACCCATTCCATTTATGATTTGATTTGGAAGATTTTTAACGAGAAGTTTTACTATGATTATGTCGGTGCCCTGCCAAATGGAGAAAAGCGCCAAGCCAATCTTTATGCGCTGGGATTACGAGCCAATCAATTTGAAAAAACAGGCTTTAAGGGGCTGGCTCGTTTTATCACGATGATTGACAAGCTCATTGCTAGTAATTATGATTTAGCAGATGTCGAAGTAACCAAGCCCCAAGATGCCGTTCAGCTGATGACCATTCATAAGAGCAAGGGTTTGGAATTTCCCTATGTCTTTCTATTGAACATGGATAAGAACTTTAGCCGTCAAGAAAGCAAGAATCCGATTATTCTGAGCAGGGAAAATGGAATTGGAGCTCAATACCTAGCAGATATGGGGGATAAGTTTGAGACACCGCTACCTCATGTGCGTGTCCGGATCAATACGCTCCCTTATCAATTCAATAAGGAAGAATTGAAACGCTTGAGCCTGTCTGAACAGATGCGCTTGCTCTATGTGGCAATGACACGGGCTGAGAAGAAACTGTACTTGGTCGGAAAAGGAAGTCAGGAAAAATTGGCGAACAAGTACGATGGAAAATCCCGTTTCGGTGTACTTGCCCAGTCTACACGAGAGACAATGACCAATTTTCAGGATTGGATTTTAGCTATTGAAGAGGCCTTTAAGGGACAGGATTTGCATTTTACAAAGACCTTTGTTGGAGCTGAAGACCTGACTCCAGAAAAAATCGGTCAATTAAAGGTAACCTCCTCTTTACCAAGGGATACGGTCAGAGATAACCGTCAGTCAGAAGAGATTGTCGCTGCACTAAAACAATTAGAAGCTGTTGAAGAACTCAATCAACGCTATCAAGCTGCGATTGACTTGCCCAGTGTGCGGACGCCGAGCCAGATTAAAAAACTCTACGAGCCAGTCTTAGCAGATGATGGACTCGCTATCATGGAAAAATTTGTTCCCAAGCGGACATTTCGCTTACCAGACTTTGGTCGTCAACAGGTAACAGGGGCACAGATTGGCTCTGCTGTCCATGAGTTGATGCAGCGCTTGCCACTGGTCAATCCTATGACAGTTGAACTTGTAGAAGAGACCCTTGCAAAGATTCATGCCACAGAAGCTGTTAAGGCAAGAATTGATGTAGCGAAGATTAGGGCATTCTTTGAGACTCCGCTAGGACAAGAAATAGTGACACAGAAGGAATTGGTTCGCCGAGAACAGCCATTTGCTGTTTTGCAAACCGATGCGTCTGCCAATGAAGACTATGTATTACGTGGAATCATAGACGGATTTATCCATTATGGAGATTATATCGTGCTGTTTGACTATAAAACGGACCATTATCAGCAACCCAGTCAGTTGGCAGAGCGGTATCGTAGCCAAATGCAACTCTATGCTGATGCTCTCAAGCAGGCTTACCGAGTAGAGAGGGTTGAAAAATACTTGATTCTACTGGGTGGGGAGAAGATTGAAGTAGTTCATTTACCATAAAAAAGAAGAGGAGTAGGACTCAATCGTAATTGCACAGCAATCGATAGTCCTCCCTCTTTTATTGATTACCTTGAGCAGGAATTATTTTATACTCGTCAAAAATCAAAGTCTGACGTCGTTAACTCACCTTGCTGAACTTCAGTTCTAGCTACGATTTCGTTGCCTAGTCAGATTTTGATTTTTATAGAGTATTACTTCTATGATTGAGGCTGTTTCCATTGTGAATGATGAAGGGTTTTGTCTTTCTTTTTTATGCCCAAAATCTATGGTATAATAAGGCGAGAATAAGGAAGTACAACGGTATATGAAAGAAAGACAGATTGATATTGAGCATTACAAACAATTAGCCCAGCAAAAGCAGGGGGAGCACCGTAAATTTTTAGCTACTTTAAAGAAAAAAGCGCCCAAGGATTTAGATAAGATTGTGCAGCAGGTGCATCAAGAGGTTTTTGAGGAGATTGATTGTACAGCCTGTGCCAACTGTTGCAAGCATTTGGGTCCTCTTTTTACTGAGGCAGATATTACTCGCATTGCCAAGCATTTTCGGATGAAACTGCCTGTCTTTGAAGACCTCTATCTCAAGGTAGATGAGGACGGTGATAAGGTTTTTCAAGCCATGCCTTGTCCATTTTTAGGGGAGGATAATCTGTGCAGTATTTACGATGTTCGCCCCAAAGCCTGTCGTGAATTTCCCCACACGGACCGTAAGAAAATTTACCAAATCAACCATTTGACCATTAAAAATACCCTTACCTGCCCCGCAGCCTACCTCTTTGTAGAGAAGTTGAGAGAGCGATTGTGAGAGGAAAGGTTCTGTTCTTTAAAGTCAGATGAAACTGTTAATGAATCAAAGCTAGAGAAACTCTAAAGGAGTAGTAGTGATGGCAAAGTATATCTTATATACAGATGGTTCTTTTCACCATGAAAATCATAAAAAAACAGTTTCGGCTTATATTGTATTGGATGAGGATGGAAATCTAGTGTGTAAAGGTAGGAGTTTCGTAAATCCTCAAAAAATAGGTATGCAGTCTTCTACAATGGCTGAATTGAGAGCTGTTATTATCGGCCTGAAAGCTATTCGAAAGCTGGATAATGACCACCTTATCTCTGTGAATGTTCTAACAGACTATCAAGGATTGCCAGTGTTTCATAAATACTTGCGTAGATATAAGAAAAATAGGCATGTGAAAGAAATCTTCAAACAAAGGTTAAAACAAGCGGTGTGGCGCTGGTATTATTCAAATTTGATGCATACGATGAAATGCTATGAGTCTATGCAGAAAGAATTACAGGTGACTGTTTCTTGGGTTAAGGCACATAGTGGAAATGCTTGGAACAACGAGGTAGATCAGTTAGCAAAACGCTCGATTGGAAAACGTTAGTCAGCTGGTGATTTTCTAGGCCTAGTGGATGATAAAAGAGTTTGGATTTGAGCTGCTGTGTATCCTTTATACAAAAACATGTATGATGATATTGCTGACAACCTGTCTGACAAATATCATAACAAATTACTAACTCAAAAGAAGGTCGTACTTGTATTGTAATAGATACAAGTATTTTTTGATACCTATACTGTTATGGTACAAGGTTAAGCATCAGTTGTATGAAATAAAACGGCATACTAAAAACACCGCGCCTTTACTACTGAAGATGCGGTGTTTTGACGAAAATGAATAAGAGCAACATCAGATAGGGGATCCTATTGCTTAGTACATCACTACGTAGTGAAATAATCTAGTAGTAACTCAAAAGAAGGTCTCTTTATCAAGTTTGCTTGTGCCTTTTCAGAATTAATAAAATCAAGAATTTTGTCATAAATATCTTGAATGTTTTCTGAATCCTCTGGTTTTATTGCAAAAAGAAATACAAATTTTATATTTTTTGAATCCCATGTAATGCCCTTCGGTGCAATAACGGGAAAGATATTACTGGTAATAACACTATCGCCAAGGGGATGAGGAATTGCAATTGTATCTCCTATAATGGTAGAAGAAATTTTTTCACGTTCATAAATCTCAGACAGAAAGTGTGTGGTAACCAAGTGTTGTTCTAGTAAAATGTGATGTAATTGTTCTAGAACTTCCTCTTTGGAACTTTTCGTTTTGAGATGTAAAAAACGTTCTTTTGCAAATAGGGTAGTAGGTTGCGTAGATTTACTAATAATTAGCACCTTATCTTCTATTTGTTGCATTGCAGTTTCCAAATCATTAATATCAATAAATAATATATTTTTATGTAATTGTTTAATTGGTACAGTTGATACTACTATATCAAACGAAGAAGGATCTTGCTCATTTTGAAAATTCATATAAGAAAACTTATATATTTTTGTAAAAGTATTAGGAAATTTACGTTTGATTTTGGACTCAATAATGGAGCTAAATGTTTTTCCACTTCCGCAGATGATAGCGAGTGAGAGTAATTTCTGAGTTTTCTCAGCATACCGTTCCATAGCATTAGCTAGATGGAGGGCAATATATGAAATTTCATCTTCTGAAAAATGAACCTTGTATTTCTTTATGATGACCTGGCTACAGTTTATTGCTAACTCAAAGGCATAGGGGAAATTATTCTTGATTGTTTTCAGGATTGGATTAGACCGCTGTCCTGAGATGGTTTGAATATTGAGGAATAACTTGATGTGTTCAAGAAGGTTATTCTGTAGTTGATTGTCTAGATACCAATCTGAGTTAGTGAGCTCTTTTAGTGTTTGAGAAATAAGTGAAACAATGTTCTTGGCTAAGAATTGATTTTCATCAGTAGATTGATTATCAATGAGATGGGGAAAATTTTCAGCAACAGAAAATTCAATATATTGTTGTTCTTCAGAAGATATCTTCAAAGAAAAGAGCTGTTCAATATGATGGATAAACTCCCGAATAATGAGTTGTGTGTCCCTATTGAGCTGAATATGTTGATGAAATTCAATAATGCTATGACCGTATTTTATACGACTAATGGATAACAGTAATCTTGTAAATAAATTTCGATAAAAGTAATCTGAACTTGATTGGATGAATTGACTAAAAAATTGTTGAAAGACAGTAGAAAATACATCATAGTCTATATTCATGCAAATATCTCGTTCAATCTGCGAGGTACCAATGATATATTCTGAGATATTTTCTTTCAAAATGAGGTTAATAATGGCAGTTCTCTTGTCTTGTTCTAATCCAGTAAGTATGTATCCTAGATTACTTTTATTAACAATTTTTAGGTGATAAGGACTGATGGACTGTTTTAATGATCGAAAGTCATTATATAAAGTATTTTGACTGACGAATAGTATGGATTGGAGATAATCTTGACTAATATAATCTTCAGAGGTTAAAAAGATACGGATGAGGTACCGTAGCCTAGAGTCAGATGTTGTGAAGAGAAAAGTACCGCTATCTTGATTTTTCCAAAATGATTCAAATGCCTCTTTGTCAGTATATTCAATAATATACCCCTCCTTTCGGATTAATGTGATAGTAGCGCCTTGTTCAACTATGTAATCATTGATCATATGGATGTCTGAGCGGATTGTTCTATCAGAGACATTACAATAGGAGCTGAGTTCATCAATAGGAATTGGTTTATTTTTTTCTATTAATAAGTTCAATATATTGTCGAGTCTTTGAAAGTCAAAAATAGGCATGCGTCTCTCCTTGAATTTGATACTATTTCTATTTTAGCATAAAATAGGAAGTTAAAATTTTATCGTTTTTCCAAAAAGAGATTGAAAAATCTAAAGTATATTTTTTAGATTTTCCGAAAGAAAGTTGGAAAATGGTATTAGTGACAGTGGTAGTCATTCGTGTTATCATGAAAATGTAAACGAAAGGAAGAGTAAATATGGAATTTAATCGAGACAATATTTTTATCAATGTAAATGTAAAAGACAAGATTGAATTATTTAACTATATTGCAAACTCCGCCAAAGAAGAAGAAATCATAGATGAAGCTTCATGGCTGGTAGAAGCATTTATAGAAAGAGAAAATGAAGTCTCAACAGGTTTGCAGGATTCTTTTGCGATTCCACATGCCAAGTCGAACTTTATAAAAAGGCCAGCTATTTTCTTTTTGAAATTACAGCAACCAATTGCATGGGAAACATTTGATGATCAAGCCGTTTCAAATGTTTTTGCTTTGCTAGTACCTAGTCAGTTTGAAGGAACAACGCACTTAGAAATGATTAGTAGGATTGCGACTTCTCTTCTTGAAGAAGACTTTGTAAATCGTGTCAAAAACTCATCTAATATTGATGAGCTTCAAAAAATTATCTCAAAAGTAATGGAAGGAGAACAATGAGATGAAGATAGTAGGAATTACATCCTGTCCTGCAGGACTAGCGCACACTCCAATGGCAGCAAAGGCTCTTGAAAAAGCTGGACCTAAGCTAGGGTACGAAGTCAGAATTGAGCAACAAGGTTCAATGGGGCAAGTTAATCAATTGACAGCACAAGAAATTGCAGCCGCAGATTTTGTCTTACTTGCCACGGATCAAAAAATTGTAGGACAAGAACGTTTTGAAGGGAAAAAGCAAATCCGAGTTAATATTGCTACTTGTATAAAGGCTCCGGAAGCTGTCCTGACGAAATGTGTTGATGCTATTAAAAAATCAAAATGATAAAGAAGGAGTATAGAGATGAAAAAATTTTTAAACACTGCCAAAGGTCATTTAATGACTGGTATTAGTTATGCTCTCCCAATGATTATTGGAGCTTCATTAGTCGTTGCAATTCCTAAAATGATTGCATTGGCTATGGGAATTACAAGTCTAGATCCATTTGCTGAGACCGCAGGGATTGAACATTATTTGTATCAAATTGAACAGGTTGGTTGGACTGGTATCGGTCTGATTAATACGGTACTTGCAGGTTTTATTGCTTACTCAATCGCAGATAAACCAGCACTCGGTGCAGGATTGATTGGAGGAGCAATTGCTTCGAAAACGAACGCAGGTTTTCTAGGAGCTATGATTGCAGGTTTTGTTGCAGGATATGTCGTAGCTTGGTGTAAGAATAATGTTAGAGTTTCAGAAAAATATACTGGAATGCTACCGTTAATTGTATTTCCACTATTTGCTACCATGTCTGTAGCTCTTGTAATGGGAGTTATTTTAGCAGGGCCATTGGGGGCTATCAATACCGGATTGGTCGAGTGGATCAAAAATATGATTGAAAATGATGTCAATAAAGTGGTACTTGCATTGATTATGGGAGCCATGATTGGTTCCGATTTAGGTGGACCAATTAATAAAGCATCTTGGCTAGCAGGTAATGTATTACTTGCAGAAGGAATTTATCTACCAGCCATCATTGTCAATGTAGCAATTTGTGCGGTACCGATGGGATATGCACTAGCTTCTCTTTTCCATAAAACTAAAATGAGTTCAGAGTTATTGGATGCCAGTCGGAATAATTATGTGATGGGCTTCATTGGAATTACAGAAGGAGCAATTCCGTTTACAATGGTGAGTCCTTTGAAATTAGTGCCAATTAATATGATTGGAGGAGCGATAGCATCTGCAATAGGAATCGTGTTAGGGATGTACGACAAGATGCCTCCTGTTGGTGGAGTCTACGGTTTCTTCACAGTTGGAAATGGATGGGCTTACCTAGTAGGATTATTTGCTGGTGCAACATTTATTGGATTTGTAGCACCAATCTTAGTAAACTTCAAAGAAACAGCTTCAACAGAAGATATCAGCACGGATGATATTGAAATTAGTTTTGAATAATTCATTGCTGTACGAATTGATCGATTTGTGAGTCAAATTTATAAAAATATAAGTATTGAGGAGTTGGGTATAATTGCTCAACTCCTTTTATAAGAAAGGATAATCAGATGATAAAAACAGTTCACGTTGTACCTCATTCACATTGGGATAGAGAATGGTATTTTACTACAAGTCGTTCAAAAATTTATCTCATGCATAATTTGAAGAAAATCATTGATTTGTTGCAAGAAAATAGTGGTTTTGAGGTTTATACGCTCGACGGGCAACTCTCCTTATTGGATGATTATTTGGCGTGGCGTCCAGAAGATCGTACCATAATAGAGCAATTGGTAAAGGAAAAGAAATTAATCATTGGTCCTTGGTATACTCAAACGGATCAAATGGTTATATCAGGAGAAAGTATTGTACGGAATATGCTGTATGGTATGAATATGTCGAAAAAGTTTGGACCATATATGAACCTTGGATATGTGCCTGATTCTTTTGGTCAATCTGCAGCAATGCCGCAAATTTATAAGGAATTTGGTATTGAGGACACATTATTTTGGCGTGGTGTTAGTGATGATGATGTAAAGCAATCAGAATTTAGATGGCGTGGTGAGGATGGTTCAGTTGTCAATGCTTATCAGATACCAGCAGGTTATTACATTGGGGGAGATATTCCAGAAGATGAAGAAAGACTAAAAAACTATCTCCATAAAGATCCTTATAAAACAATCTGGTCAAGAAGCAGTACGAACCAAGTGCTTTTTCCAAATGGATTTGATCAGGCACCAGCACGCGAAAATATTTCTGAATTAGTTGATCGAATGAAGACAATTTATGAAGGTGAATTCGAATTTAAATTATCCACATATGTAGATTATATTGAATCAGTAAAAGAACAACACCCAGAACTTGAAGAAATAGCTGGTGAACTTTTGAATGGAAAATTGATGAGAATACATAAATCAATCTTTTCATCACGCTCTGACTTGAAAAAGTTAAATACCCAAGTACAAAACTATCTAGTGAATGTTTTAGAGCCACTATTATCGTTGTCACAATCTCTAGGTTTTGACTATCCAGTTGAAGTAGTGAAAGAAATCTGGAAGCTGATGTTTGAAAATGCAGCTCATGATTCAATTGGATCATGTGTCTCAGATACGACAAATGAAGATGTTTATCTTCGCTATAAACAGGCTCGTGATTTAGCAGAAAATTTGGCAGAATTAAAAATGCGTGAGATAGTCATGCATCTAAATACGAACCAAGAAATTACAGCCACTGTATTTAATGTTTCTGGTCGCCCTAAAAGTGGTGTGGTAGAGGCTGAATTTTATGTTCCTCAACTTGATTTTGCAATCAAAGACGAAGAAGGCAATCAGTATTACTATACCATTACTTCTGCAGAAGATCAGACAAATTATATTCTTGGACAGGGAAATGTACTAGACTCGACGAAAGAAGTCTATCGCCCTCAACAAGTATATAAAGTAGCTATTGCCATTCAATTTGAGAATCTTCCAGCATTCGGCTATAAGAATTTTTATCTTGATTTGGAAGCAAATACTCATAGAGTTCAGAGCATTTCAACGAAACAATCTATTGAAAATGAATTTTATATCATAACGGTCAATGAGAATCATACCTTGGATATCCTTGATAAAGTAACGGGTCGTTTATACAAAAATCAAGCTGTTCTTGAAGAAAATGGAGATGATGGAGATTCATTTAACTATTCTCCACCGAGAAAAGATTTGATTGTTCGTTCATCTGAATTTGTTCCAAAAGTTGAAGTTACCACTTCTGAAATTCTGAGCGAACTTTCCTTATCCTATTTATTTAAAGTCCCTCAAAATTTAGAAAAAAGAGCAAAGGGTGTCTGTGATACTGATTTACCGATAGTACTGAAAGTGTCATTGAAGGCAGATTCTCCGATGATTGAGTATGTCCTTCAAGTTGATAATCGCTTTGTGGACAGTCATCGTGTATGTATTCGATTCAATAGTGAGATTGCTTCTCAATTTTCGAAAGCAGATCATCAGTTTGGCAGTATTCGACGTCCTGTTGTTCGAGATGAGATGGCACTATGGCAATTAGAACCTGAAAAATGGAATGAAGTTCCTATTGCGATTGAGACATGTCAGTCATTTGTTACATTGGACAATAGTGAACGAGGAGTAGCAGTTATTCCTAAAGGAGTCCGCGAGTATGAAATAGTAGGAGAACGTT
Above is a window of Streptococcus sp. zg-86 DNA encoding:
- a CDS encoding PTS fructose transporter subunit IIC, with the protein product MKKFLNTAKGHLMTGISYALPMIIGASLVVAIPKMIALAMGITSLDPFAETAGIEHYLYQIEQVGWTGIGLINTVLAGFIAYSIADKPALGAGLIGGAIASKTNAGFLGAMIAGFVAGYVVAWCKNNVRVSEKYTGMLPLIVFPLFATMSVALVMGVILAGPLGAINTGLVEWIKNMIENDVNKVVLALIMGAMIGSDLGGPINKASWLAGNVLLAEGIYLPAIIVNVAICAVPMGYALASLFHKTKMSSELLDASRNNYVMGFIGITEGAIPFTMVSPLKLVPINMIGGAIASAIGIVLGMYDKMPPVGGVYGFFTVGNGWAYLVGLFAGATFIGFVAPILVNFKETASTEDISTDDIEISFE
- the mngB gene encoding mannosylglycerate hydrolase, whose translation is MIKTVHVVPHSHWDREWYFTTSRSKIYLMHNLKKIIDLLQENSGFEVYTLDGQLSLLDDYLAWRPEDRTIIEQLVKEKKLIIGPWYTQTDQMVISGESIVRNMLYGMNMSKKFGPYMNLGYVPDSFGQSAAMPQIYKEFGIEDTLFWRGVSDDDVKQSEFRWRGEDGSVVNAYQIPAGYYIGGDIPEDEERLKNYLHKDPYKTIWSRSSTNQVLFPNGFDQAPARENISELVDRMKTIYEGEFEFKLSTYVDYIESVKEQHPELEEIAGELLNGKLMRIHKSIFSSRSDLKKLNTQVQNYLVNVLEPLLSLSQSLGFDYPVEVVKEIWKLMFENAAHDSIGSCVSDTTNEDVYLRYKQARDLAENLAELKMREIVMHLNTNQEITATVFNVSGRPKSGVVEAEFYVPQLDFAIKDEEGNQYYYTITSAEDQTNYILGQGNVLDSTKEVYRPQQVYKVAIAIQFENLPAFGYKNFYLDLEANTHRVQSISTKQSIENEFYIITVNENHTLDILDKVTGRLYKNQAVLEENGDDGDSFNYSPPRKDLIVRSSEFVPKVEVTTSEILSELSLSYLFKVPQNLEKRAKGVCDTDLPIVLKVSLKADSPMIEYVLQVDNRFVDSHRVCIRFNSEIASQFSKADHQFGSIRRPVVRDEMALWQLEPEKWNEVPIAIETCQSFVTLDNSERGVAVIPKGVREYEIVGERYDTIRLTLFRTYGFMGRENLVYRPGRASGETVIATPDAQCHKHMEFEFAVVYYQGDMNSYGLAAKVSDYLKVPQVYQYSDYLNTRLRFTQFPVKKYLAVEHSLFQLKGTALLSVVKKAEERPGYIIRVYNGDYKQMSQLDIEFVQKPTVLEIVNLKEDKKEEIILTDTTLRLPALAHNKFITLYVEF